TCCGGCAACAGCATGGAATACGCCATCAAAAGAAAGGCCAGCGGAGAAACGAATGCGCCCACCGACGCGATGCGGCGGAGAAACACGGCGAACACCAGCAACACCGCCATGGTGGTCCAAGCGAAGAACGAGGTGTATTCAAACGGAGTGGTGTAGGGGCCGTGGCCGGTCTTGGCCGAAATAGCCATGAGGCCCGCCGTGTGCAGCCCAAAGCCGAGCAGCGCCATGATGACCGCCAGCGCGTGGAAAAACTGGCGCCGCACGGCGAGGTGCATGAAAAATTTCAGCATCGCCAGGAAGTAGCAAAAGAGCGCCAGGGTGAGCAACGTCTTCATTTGGCGAATTCCTTATATACCTCTTCCGCCGCGGGACGCGCGCCGCCGCGCAGCCGTTCAAGAAGGTCGCTGTTCACAATCGCCGTCATCAGTTTCATCCGGCGGTCGATATCCTTTTCCCGCGCCTGCGCCAGTTGCCGCACCTCGCCGAGCAGCCGGAGCATCACGCCATATTCCGGGCCGAAGTGCCCTTCCATCTCCTTGCGGATGCGCTTGGCCATCGCGGGGCTTTTGCCGGAGGTGGAAATGGCGATGGTCAGGTCCCCCTGTTCCACAACCGCCGGCACGATGAACGTGCAAAGCTCCGGCACGTCCACCACGTTCACCGGAATGCCCAGCGCATTCGCATCGGCGTATACGGAACGGTTCACCGCCTCGTTGTCGGTGCTGGCGATGGCGAGCGCCGCCCCCTGAAGGTCGCCCGCGCCGTAGCTGCGGGGAAAGTGCGTTACCGCGCCGCCGTCGATGAGCGGCTTCAGCGAGGGGTCTATCGCGGGGGCGATCACGGTCACCTTCGCGCCGCATTCCGCCAGCGATTCCGCCTTGCGGGCGGCAACCTCGCCGCCGCCCACCACCACGCAACGCTTCCCCAGCAGGTCGAGCATCATCGGATAGAAGCGGGGCACTATTTCTTCTCCCCCAGCAGCTTGTTGAGTTCCGCCATGAATTCGTTAACGTCGCGGAACGAGCGGTAGACCGAGGCGAAACGCACATAAGCCACTTCGTCGGTGTTTTTCAGCTCGTCCATGATCGCCTGCCCGATGATGGCGCTTTTGATTTCTTTTTCGCCCAGGTCACGCAGCCGCTTGGTCACGCGGTCGATGATCGCTTCCTTCTGTTCCACGCTTACCTGCCGCTTTTCAAACGCCTTGTCCAGCCCCTTGCGTATCTTCTCGCGGTCGAACTCCTCGCGGCGGCCGTCTTTTTTGATGATGAGCGGCAGCATCTCTTCGATGCGTTCGTGGGTGGTGAAGCGGTCGCCGCACTTGTCGCACTCGCGGCGACGGCGGATGATATCGCCTTCCTTGCTCACGCGCGAGTCGACCACCTTGTTTTCGGTGTTACCGCAAAACGGACCTTTCATGCCGCACTCCTTTGCCCGGCCGCGCGGCCGGTTGCCGCCGGGCGCCGTATCATCGTTTGCCGATTCCCGCTTACAGCCGGTTGGCGTAGAGCGGGAACTCCCTGGAAAGCGCTTCCACCTTTTTGCGCACGCCGGCGGCGACGGCGGCGTTGTCCGGCGCGTCCAGCGTCTCGCCGATCCATTTGGCGATCTGCCGCATCTCCCCTTCCTTCATGCCGCGGGTGGTGAGCGCGGGGGTGCCGATCCGGACGCCGCTGGTGACCATCGGCTTTTCGGGATCGAACGGGATCGTGTTCTTGTTCACGGTGATGCCCGCTTCTTCCAAAGCGTGCTGCGCCGCCTTGCCGGTGATCTTTTTCGGCCGGAGGTCGACCAGCACCAGATGGACATCGGTGCCGCCCGACACGAGGCGGAAGCCATGCGCGGTCAGTTCCTCGCCCAACGCCTTTGCGTTTTTCAGTATCTGCCGCTGATACGCCTTGAAGGACGGCTGGAGCGCCTCCTTAAACGCGACCGCCTTTGCCGCGATGACGTGCATGAGCGGCCCCCCCTGTATGCCGGGGAACACGGCGGTATCAAGCTCCTTGGCGTATTGCGCGCGGCACATGCTCATGCCGCCGCGCGGACCGCGCAGCGTCTTATGCGTGGTGGTGGTGACAAAATCGGAGTGCGGCACCGGGCTGGGATGCAGCCCCGCCGCCACGAGGCCGGCGAAGTGCGCCATGTCGGTCATCAACATCGCCCCCACCTCGTCCGCCACGCGGCGGAAAGCGGCGAAATCGAGTACGCGCGGATAGGCGCTCCACCCGGCGATGATGAGCTTCGGGCGGTGCTCTTTCGCCAGCTTCAGCAGATCGCCGTAGTCAACCTGCTCGGTGTCGCGGTTCACGCCGTAAGCGGCGATCTTGTAGAGGCGGCCCGATATGTTGAGCGGGTGGCCGTGCGTGAGGTGGCCGCCGTGCGAGAGGTTCATCCCCAGAATGGTGTCGCCCGGCTTGAGCGCGGCGAGGAAGATGGCGGTGTTGGCCTGCGAGCCGGAGTGCGGCTGCACGTTGGCATGGTCGACGCCGAAGAGCTGCTTGGCGCGGTCAATGGCAAGCTGCTCCGCCACGTCGACAAACTCGCAGCCGCCGTAATAACGCCTGCCGGGATACCCCTCGGCGTACTTGTTGGTGAGCACCGAGCCTTGCGCCTCCAGCACCGCCTCGGAGACGAAATTCTCGCTGGCGATCATCTCCAGCGTGTGCGCCTGGCGGCCGGTTTCATCTTGGATGGCCTTAAAAATTTCCGGGTCGGTCTTGGCGAGTTCGGACATGGCGCCCCTTCCTTTACTTGTTGTTATCTTCTTTTTTATTGTTCAATATCTGGTTCACCGAATCGTGGATCATCTTTTCTATGGCCTTGCTGTCCACTTCGTGGTGCTTGTCGAGGTAATGCGTCACCACTTTTTTCACCACGCTCTCCACGTGGGCCGTGTCGATTTTTTCCAGGCGGCGGATGTGCCGCCCCCCCTCGAAATCGGTGGTGAGCCAAGTCATCACGATCTCTTCCGCCAGCGCCGGCCCGATGACGCGCCCGCCGATAACCAGCACGTTGGAATCGTTGTGCAGGCGGCTCATCCGGGCCGAGTAGATATCGTTGCACAGCGCGGCGCGAACCCCTTGGTGGCGGTTGGCGGTGATGCTCATGCCGATGCCGGTGCCGCAGATAAGCACAGCGCGCTGATTTTTGCCCGCCGCTATCCGCTCGGCCACCACATGGCCATAGTCCGGGTAATCCACCGAATCGGTGGAATTGGTGCCGAGATCGTCCACTTCGTAACCCTGTTTTTCCAGGAGATCGATGACATATTTTTTCATTCCGACCCCGCCATGATCGCAGGCGACGGCGATTCTTCCGTTGCTAATAGTCCACCCCCGGTTACGTTAAAGGTTTTGAGTAAAACGGTAAGAGAAGATGGTATTTTATCCCCGCCCCAAAATCAACCGCTAACCCGCTTTTGGCCCCGATGACCCTAATCTATTTGCGGTTTTAAGGCCATTTTACGGTAAAGCGTTTTTCGGGATAGTTGATCTCGAGAACAAACCTGCTTAGGAAGCTGTTTACTCCAAGAAGAACAACGTTCAGGTTCGGCATGAAGTCTATCGGCGTGTTGTCAATCGTATAGATGACATCCTCGGTTTCCGGATGGAATATCTCGAATCTTGTGGAGTGGGCGTAGGCAGATGTTATGCCATTACCGGTGGATATCTGTTTGGTGATTCCCTGTTCCAGATTGTGCCCCAGAATGGCCGAGTAACCCGCCGGGATGGCGCATTCATCCGCGCCCGTATCAATAAGGCCATACGTTTTGGCGCTAAGCCCGGTGTGGGGGTTGGAGATTCTTATGCGAAGATAAGGACGCGCAATACCGCCATGCTCACGGCTGAAAGGGAAATTGCGTATTGGCATGGGGGTGGTTAATAAATGTGAACCATGCCTTCCACGGGGATATAAAAAATGACTGGTTCTTTGACGCCCATTTTCTGGGCTTCTTCGTGAGCGGCTTTCGGCGTGTCGGCCGCGCTAATTACATCCACGTCGGCAAACGACTTTTTAGCGATGTACTTGCCGGCAAAATCCTTATGGTTCTTCAAAATTATGCTTTCCAAAATTATTCTCCCTATTCGCTCATCCTTTGAGAATAACAG
The genomic region above belongs to Nitrospinota bacterium and contains:
- a CDS encoding bifunctional precorrin-2 dehydrogenase/sirohydrochlorin ferrochelatase; the protein is MPRFYPMMLDLLGKRCVVVGGGEVAARKAESLAECGAKVTVIAPAIDPSLKPLIDGGAVTHFPRSYGAGDLQGAALAIASTDNEAVNRSVYADANALGIPVNVVDVPELCTFIVPAVVEQGDLTIAISTSGKSPAMAKRIRKEMEGHFGPEYGVMLRLLGEVRQLAQAREKDIDRRMKLMTAIVNSDLLERLRGGARPAAEEVYKEFAK
- the nrdR gene encoding transcriptional repressor NrdR — translated: MKGPFCGNTENKVVDSRVSKEGDIIRRRRECDKCGDRFTTHERIEEMLPLIIKKDGRREEFDREKIRKGLDKAFEKRQVSVEQKEAIIDRVTKRLRDLGEKEIKSAIIGQAIMDELKNTDEVAYVRFASVYRSFRDVNEFMAELNKLLGEKK
- a CDS encoding serine hydroxymethyltransferase, which gives rise to MSELAKTDPEIFKAIQDETGRQAHTLEMIASENFVSEAVLEAQGSVLTNKYAEGYPGRRYYGGCEFVDVAEQLAIDRAKQLFGVDHANVQPHSGSQANTAIFLAALKPGDTILGMNLSHGGHLTHGHPLNISGRLYKIAAYGVNRDTEQVDYGDLLKLAKEHRPKLIIAGWSAYPRVLDFAAFRRVADEVGAMLMTDMAHFAGLVAAGLHPSPVPHSDFVTTTTHKTLRGPRGGMSMCRAQYAKELDTAVFPGIQGGPLMHVIAAKAVAFKEALQPSFKAYQRQILKNAKALGEELTAHGFRLVSGGTDVHLVLVDLRPKKITGKAAQHALEEAGITVNKNTIPFDPEKPMVTSGVRIGTPALTTRGMKEGEMRQIAKWIGETLDAPDNAAVAAGVRKKVEALSREFPLYANRL
- the rpiB gene encoding ribose 5-phosphate isomerase B, with protein sequence MSNGRIAVACDHGGVGMKKYVIDLLEKQGYEVDDLGTNSTDSVDYPDYGHVVAERIAAGKNQRAVLICGTGIGMSITANRHQGVRAALCNDIYSARMSRLHNDSNVLVIGGRVIGPALAEEIVMTWLTTDFEGGRHIRRLEKIDTAHVESVVKKVVTHYLDKHHEVDSKAIEKMIHDSVNQILNNKKEDNNK